One Nicotiana sylvestris chromosome 12, ASM39365v2, whole genome shotgun sequence genomic window carries:
- the LOC138884161 gene encoding uncharacterized protein codes for MVGWQRHLQRMLHQAGKRYHQSQTIPFNSHYHSKSSLVLGEAPYLPRLQNTVSSGISRTLYQYLQHLGLSSTRTLLVDASDATPISSPLTPLLTSNTGNKEAEKATSKPSTVQAILKGIKQSPKKINLVAALVRGMRVEDALLQLQVTVKRASKTVYQVIHSARANATHNYGFDPDRLLVAEAFVGKGLFKKRVSYHAKGKCGIKVRPECRLTVVVREITPEEEAEIAKLRVHNFKKLTKRERRLVPHKLIETTPIWDRKGRAKSNGPGAAAA; via the exons ATGGTAGGCTGGCAACGACATCTTCAGCGCATGCTCCATCAAGCTGGGAAGAGATATCACCAAAGTCAAACTATTCCTTTCAATTCACATTATCACTCAAAGTCGTCTCTAGTGCTTG gtgAGGCACCTTACTTGCCAAGATTGCAGAATACGGTTTCATCTGGCATCTCAAGGACATTATACCAGTATCTACAGCATTTG GGGCTCTCTAGTACAAGGACCTTACTTGTAGACGCATCTGATGCTACACCAATTTCTTCCCCATTGACACCGCTTCTAACATCAAATACTGGAAATAAAGAAGCTGAGAAAGCAACTTCTAAACCTTCAACAGTTCAAGCAATTTTAAAGGGGATAAAACAG AGCCCAAAGAAGATCAATTTGGTTGCAGCATTAGTTCGTGGGATGCGTGTTGAAGATGCGTTGTTGCAGTTGCAAGTGACTGTAAAACGAGCTTCCAAAACTGTCTATCAG GTTATACATTCAGCTCGGGCAAATGCAACCCACAATTATGGATTTGATCCAGATCGTCTTCTTGTTG CTGAGGCTTTTGTTGGGAAAGGACTTTTCAAAAAAAGGGTGTCCTACCATGCTAAAGGAAAGTGTGGAATAAAAGTGAGGCCAGAATGTAGACTGACCGTTGTAGTTAGGGAGATAACTCCTGAGGAGGAGGCCGAGATAGCTAAGTTGAGAGTACACAACTTCAAGAAGCTCACCAAACGCGAAAGGCGTCTAGTTCCTCATAAGCTCATTGAGACTACTCCAATATGGGACCGCAAAGGCAGAGCTAAGAGCAATGGACCAGGTGCTGCTGCTGCTTGA